From Cellvibrio zantedeschiae, the proteins below share one genomic window:
- the flgJ gene encoding flagellar assembly peptidoglycan hydrolase FlgJ produces MTTIDNNSLTAALAGSAAAGKTSAVKDNYFDQNSLNSVKLMGHRNDPAALKEISKKFEAMFVQQMLKSMRDANAVFADGDMFSSEEVKFHQDMMDQQMVLNLTSGEGIGLAKSMFAQMQKLYNKPVDLNVKSEPVNTLERSLKTTFAPVVRTKPVAAVSELRAGNKSAVAQTPEEFVERVKPYAEKAAAELNVGTDVLLAQAALETGWGKHLIHDTDGNNSFNIFNIKATGWQGKSVTVNTLENKQGIAQQERAAFRQYDDYEQSFADYVALIKNNPRYKEALSAGADSESYAEALQKAGYATDPDYADKIKRLLNNDSIRSATDNSDAAINVIADATGVQS; encoded by the coding sequence ATGACAACAATAGATAACAATTCATTGACGGCTGCACTTGCAGGTTCTGCAGCGGCAGGAAAAACATCGGCCGTAAAGGACAATTACTTCGATCAGAATTCATTGAATTCCGTGAAGTTGATGGGGCATCGCAATGACCCGGCGGCGCTGAAAGAAATTTCCAAAAAATTTGAAGCCATGTTTGTTCAGCAAATGCTGAAATCCATGCGCGATGCTAACGCCGTCTTTGCAGACGGCGATATGTTTTCTAGCGAAGAAGTAAAATTCCATCAAGATATGATGGATCAGCAAATGGTCTTAAACCTGACCAGCGGTGAAGGCATTGGTTTGGCAAAATCTATGTTTGCCCAAATGCAAAAGCTCTATAACAAACCTGTTGACCTGAATGTTAAATCTGAGCCGGTGAATACGCTGGAAAGATCACTAAAAACAACGTTTGCTCCTGTGGTTCGGACAAAGCCTGTAGCAGCCGTTAGTGAATTGCGTGCGGGTAATAAATCTGCCGTGGCACAAACGCCTGAAGAATTTGTAGAGCGTGTAAAACCTTACGCGGAAAAAGCAGCGGCTGAATTAAATGTGGGCACTGATGTGTTACTCGCACAAGCTGCATTGGAAACTGGTTGGGGTAAGCACTTAATTCACGATACTGACGGCAATAACTCTTTTAATATTTTTAATATTAAAGCTACCGGTTGGCAGGGCAAAAGCGTGACTGTTAATACGCTGGAAAATAAACAGGGAATTGCCCAACAAGAACGCGCAGCATTCCGCCAATACGATGATTACGAGCAAAGCTTTGCCGATTATGTAGCCTTGATTAAAAACAATCCACGTTATAAAGAAGCTTTGTCTGCAGGTGCGGATTCTGAAAGTTATGCAGAAGCTCTGCAAAAAGCAGGTTATGCAACCGACCCGGATTATGCCGACAAAATTAAACGCTTGTTGAATAATGATTCAATCCGTTCTGCAACAGACAATTCTGATGCTGCGATCAATGTCATAGCTGATGCGACAGGAGTGCAATCATGA
- a CDS encoding flagellar basal body P-ring protein FlgI — MMKVLTCKKIIVSFLIGTLLLPFSVVASAERIKDIASVAGVRPNQLIGYGLVVGLDGTGDQVTQSPFTTQSFNSMLKQFGITVPEGARMQMKNVAAVMIQAELPAFAKPGQSLDVTVSSISNAKSLRGGSLLVAPLKGLDGKVYAVAQGNLVVGGFGAQGADGSSIKVNIPSAGRIPGGALVERAVETNFAGGQPIVFNLNRADFTTANQLAKSINGLLGPDVARPLDSVSVMVDSPQNPAQRVDFIAMLENLEVTLGEEAAKVIINSRTGTIVVGKNVRVSPVAVTHGSLTVTVAESLTVSQPNPLGEGQTVVVPSSKVTASEKTNPMFKFAPGASLDDIVRSVNNVGASPSDLMAILEALKQSGALKAELVVI, encoded by the coding sequence ATGATGAAAGTCTTAACCTGCAAAAAAATTATCGTTAGTTTTTTAATAGGGACTCTATTGCTGCCATTTTCAGTTGTCGCATCTGCCGAGCGTATTAAAGATATCGCAAGCGTAGCGGGTGTGCGTCCTAACCAATTAATTGGTTATGGTTTGGTAGTCGGTTTGGATGGTACAGGTGATCAGGTAACCCAATCACCTTTTACCACTCAATCATTCAATTCCATGTTGAAGCAATTTGGCATCACCGTACCGGAAGGTGCACGTATGCAAATGAAAAACGTGGCAGCGGTAATGATTCAAGCCGAGTTACCTGCGTTTGCAAAACCTGGCCAGTCTTTGGATGTAACAGTGTCTTCCATTAGTAACGCAAAAAGTTTGCGCGGCGGTAGTTTGTTAGTTGCGCCTTTAAAAGGTTTGGATGGCAAAGTTTACGCAGTTGCACAAGGTAACCTCGTAGTGGGTGGCTTTGGTGCGCAAGGCGCCGATGGTTCAAGTATTAAAGTAAATATTCCCAGTGCAGGCCGAATTCCCGGTGGTGCTTTGGTTGAGCGTGCGGTTGAAACCAATTTTGCCGGCGGCCAGCCCATAGTGTTCAATTTGAACCGCGCAGATTTTACTACCGCTAATCAATTGGCAAAAAGTATTAACGGTTTATTGGGGCCAGACGTTGCGCGCCCATTAGATTCAGTTTCTGTGATGGTTGATTCACCACAAAATCCAGCACAGCGTGTGGATTTTATTGCTATGTTGGAAAACCTTGAAGTCACCTTAGGTGAAGAAGCTGCAAAAGTAATTATAAATTCGCGCACAGGAACCATCGTTGTTGGAAAAAATGTTCGCGTGTCACCTGTTGCTGTTACCCACGGTAGTCTCACTGTGACTGTTGCAGAAAGTCTAACAGTGAGCCAACCCAATCCATTAGGCGAAGGCCAAACTGTGGTTGTTCCTAGCAGTAAAGTGACCGCGTCAGAAAAAACCAATCCCATGTTCAAGTTTGCGCCTGGTGCATCACTGGATGACATAGTGCGCTCTGTCAATAATGTGGGTGCATCTCCCAGTGATTTAATGGCGATATTGGAAGCCTTAAAACAATCTGGTGCGCTCAAAGCTGAATTGGTGGTGATCTAA
- the flgH gene encoding flagellar basal body L-ring protein FlgH, with the protein MKSSRLNSSLIVTVCALALAGCMSNNKPKPGDPYYAPTISSTQAMPQRTEGSLYQDSYGLSLFGDRKAHFVGDILTITLNESTASKKSANVSVKKDNTQTFNGGAGTLLGTNPTLGNMSLDTNIAQNRKFGGNSGADQSNSLQGNITVTVAEIMPNGNLMVRGEKWITLNSGDEFIRISGIVRPDDVAPDNTVVSTRLANAKISYSGTGSLAESQNMGWLAKFFNGPIWPF; encoded by the coding sequence ATGAAATCTTCACGCTTAAATTCATCGCTCATAGTCACAGTTTGTGCGCTGGCTTTAGCAGGATGCATGTCCAACAACAAACCAAAACCTGGTGATCCTTATTACGCGCCTACTATTTCTTCTACGCAGGCAATGCCTCAGCGTACAGAAGGTTCGCTGTATCAGGACTCTTATGGCTTGAGTTTGTTTGGCGATAGAAAAGCACATTTCGTGGGCGACATTCTCACCATTACTTTGAACGAAAGTACGGCATCAAAAAAATCTGCCAATGTTTCAGTGAAAAAAGATAACACCCAAACATTTAACGGCGGTGCAGGTACTTTGTTGGGAACCAATCCAACACTGGGCAATATGAGCCTGGATACTAACATCGCACAAAACAGAAAGTTCGGTGGTAATTCCGGCGCAGACCAAAGCAACAGCTTGCAAGGCAATATCACTGTGACCGTTGCAGAGATTATGCCTAACGGAAATTTAATGGTGCGCGGTGAAAAGTGGATCACTTTAAATAGTGGTGATGAATTTATCCGCATCAGCGGCATTGTTCGCCCTGATGATGTTGCGCCAGACAACACAGTTGTATCCACTCGTTTAGCTAATGCAAAAATTTCTTACAGCGGCACTGGTTCATTAGCAGAGTCGCAAAACATGGGTTGGTTGGCGAAATTCTTTAATGGTCCGATTTGGCCGTTTTAA
- the flgG gene encoding flagellar basal-body rod protein FlgG, whose product MMSSLYVSKTGLAAQDKQLTTISNNLANTSTVGFKRDRAVFEDLVYQIQRQPGAQETQDSQLPSGLQLGTGARVVATTKQFTQGNLQVTEQPLDVAINGRGFLQVLQADGTIAYTRNGQLQLSQEGQLVNSDGLVLEPAITVPQGANRITIGKDGSVFALTEGQEATPQQLGSITLTDFVNPAGLQAIGGNLFVQTVASGTPTQGAPGENGMGMLLQGQLESSNVDIVEEMVNMITTQRAYEMNSKVVSTADQMLQNIAQNL is encoded by the coding sequence ATGATGTCATCACTGTACGTTAGTAAAACCGGGTTAGCTGCACAGGATAAACAGCTCACAACTATTTCTAACAACCTGGCGAATACCAGCACCGTAGGTTTCAAACGCGACCGCGCGGTATTTGAAGATTTGGTTTACCAAATTCAACGTCAACCTGGCGCGCAAGAAACGCAAGATTCGCAGCTGCCATCGGGTTTGCAATTGGGTACAGGTGCACGTGTTGTTGCAACCACTAAACAATTTACCCAGGGCAATTTGCAAGTGACTGAACAACCATTGGACGTTGCAATTAACGGCCGCGGTTTTCTGCAAGTATTGCAAGCAGACGGCACCATTGCTTACACCCGTAACGGTCAGTTGCAATTGAGCCAGGAAGGGCAGTTGGTTAACTCCGATGGTTTGGTTTTGGAACCAGCCATTACAGTTCCGCAAGGCGCTAACCGCATCACCATCGGCAAAGACGGCAGTGTGTTTGCATTGACTGAAGGCCAAGAAGCAACGCCACAACAATTAGGCAGCATCACTCTCACTGATTTCGTAAACCCTGCAGGCTTGCAAGCGATTGGTGGAAATTTATTTGTACAAACCGTTGCGAGCGGAACACCAACACAAGGTGCACCCGGTGAAAACGGAATGGGTATGTTATTGCAAGGCCAATTAGAAAGTTCGAACGTGGATATCGTGGAAGAAATGGTAAACATGATTACCACGCAACGCGCTTACGAAATGAATTCAAAAGTCGTTTCCACTGCCGATCAAATGTTGCAGAACATTGCTCAAAACCTTTAA
- the flgF gene encoding flagellar basal-body rod protein FlgF, protein MDRALYIAMTGAKNNMAAQTIRANNMANLNTTGFKADFEQSRSMGVYYGDGQPTRAYALTESPRADFEFGAMQTTGNPMDIAINGEGFIAVQAPDGSEAYTRAGNLAIDATGTLRTANGLAVIGNSGPISLPPLDKIEVGSDGTISTISLGQTAETMVETNRIKLVKPEVTNLEKGPDGLFRQRDGLTAAPDASVRVASGVLEASNVNAMSEFTQIISLARQFDMQLKLMKTAEDNSSASAQLLQMS, encoded by the coding sequence GTGGACAGAGCCCTTTATATCGCCATGACCGGTGCCAAGAACAACATGGCAGCCCAGACGATTCGCGCCAACAACATGGCCAACCTCAATACCACCGGTTTTAAGGCTGATTTTGAGCAATCCCGCAGCATGGGTGTGTATTACGGGGATGGTCAGCCAACCCGCGCCTATGCACTTACAGAAAGCCCTCGTGCTGATTTTGAATTCGGTGCCATGCAAACCACGGGTAACCCCATGGACATTGCTATTAATGGCGAAGGCTTTATTGCCGTACAAGCGCCAGATGGCAGCGAAGCCTATACCCGCGCCGGCAATCTGGCGATTGATGCCACAGGTACTTTACGTACAGCCAATGGTTTGGCGGTGATTGGTAACTCTGGTCCTATCAGTTTGCCACCACTGGATAAGATCGAAGTGGGTTCTGACGGAACCATTTCAACTATTTCCCTTGGGCAAACTGCTGAAACCATGGTTGAAACCAACCGCATCAAGCTGGTGAAGCCCGAAGTTACCAATCTTGAAAAAGGCCCTGATGGCCTGTTCCGCCAGCGCGATGGTTTGACCGCTGCGCCTGATGCCTCCGTACGCGTTGCAAGTGGCGTACTTGAGGCCAGCAACGTGAATGCCATGAGCGAGTTCACCCAAATCATCAGCCTTGCGCGCCAATTTGATATGCAGTTGAAGTTAATGAAGACGGCAGAGGATAACTCGTCTGCTTCTGCGCAACTTTTGCAGATGTCCTAA
- a CDS encoding flagellar hook-basal body complex protein: protein MSFNTGLSGIRAANTDLSVTGNNIANAGTIGFKSSRAEFGDVYTSSLLGGGSNTAGSGVTTLTLRQAFGQGNLKFTQNAMDLSVNGAGFFVLNGNDGQLFSRAGAFGLDKDGNIVNSTGASLQGFAADADGNVGGILTKLKVDVSTQAPRQTTGVNAAYNVDANSKVLKTTGSSFVSDGSAIGVVKNSIKVATTQTYTLTPALPSTAGTLTTPLNFTTNPTAFRLTLTPPAPALATTVDITLNNGTATKLQEVADLINSANYTAATPANFVAVVNGANIEFREGSKGVPSTIAVGVIPPAVAMATPANALSAGLGGMALTTTGQPAVTNGYAAQNLVIQSPSGALVNFTSAAGASASEIASKLNDLAGISATATTHAKILKEDTATVATEFDNTNGNLILNGVRLTALTMSGLATQINSLTSTTLPGITATVNAAGDLEIESKVGSDLNFSFSDKDASGAAVAAGTVTVIGADGITPSVLTGTGVTPNGLTNAIVVGGDLKIVMESGYAVKSSSPVVGNLFAPLTSNSFTPVLINAFDPNDPKSYNHATSSTVYDSLGNAHVMRSYFVKEKYDANDATTVPNHWKMYVQIDGQNVGDPNPSLPSPDNTLPTMASYDIYYSADGTLNTALTDSMLISNWTPLGADGKPVGALAPLNVLQGGTTPVAEPPSSSNFVIDLTGSSQFGSAFSVENLDQNGYTTGRLAGLDVDSKGILFARFTNGEAQTLGQVALANFNNMEGLKPVGNSMWAQTFETGEAIIGAPGSSSLGNITSGALEESNVDLSEELVNLIIAQRNYQANAKTIETANATTQTIINLR from the coding sequence ATGTCATTTAACACAGGTCTCAGCGGTATTCGCGCAGCCAACACCGATTTAAGTGTAACCGGCAATAACATTGCAAACGCGGGCACAATTGGTTTTAAAAGTTCGCGTGCGGAATTTGGTGACGTGTATACGAGTTCGCTTTTAGGCGGTGGTTCAAACACTGCTGGTAGCGGTGTAACTACTCTGACTTTGCGCCAAGCATTCGGCCAGGGCAACTTAAAGTTCACGCAAAATGCGATGGACTTGTCAGTAAACGGCGCAGGTTTTTTTGTATTGAATGGCAATGACGGCCAATTGTTTTCACGCGCTGGTGCATTCGGTTTGGATAAAGATGGCAACATCGTCAATAGCACTGGTGCAAGCCTGCAAGGTTTTGCTGCAGATGCTGATGGCAACGTGGGTGGTATTCTCACCAAATTAAAAGTAGACGTTAGCACTCAAGCACCGCGCCAAACTACGGGTGTGAACGCAGCTTATAACGTAGATGCCAACTCAAAAGTATTAAAGACAACCGGTAGCAGTTTTGTGAGCGATGGTTCTGCTATTGGTGTGGTAAAAAACAGTATTAAAGTTGCCACTACACAAACTTACACACTTACACCTGCATTGCCTTCTACCGCAGGTACATTGACAACGCCATTAAACTTTACCACCAACCCTACAGCATTTCGTTTAACCTTAACTCCACCAGCACCGGCATTGGCGACTACTGTTGATATTACTTTAAACAACGGCACCGCTACTAAATTGCAAGAAGTTGCGGATTTAATTAACAGCGCAAACTATACCGCAGCAACGCCAGCAAACTTTGTGGCTGTTGTTAATGGTGCAAATATTGAATTTAGGGAAGGTAGCAAAGGTGTTCCTTCAACAATTGCGGTAGGTGTGATTCCTCCTGCCGTTGCTATGGCAACACCCGCAAACGCCTTGAGTGCTGGTTTAGGTGGTATGGCTTTAACTACTACAGGCCAACCTGCTGTTACTAACGGTTATGCTGCACAAAATTTGGTAATTCAATCACCTAGCGGCGCTTTGGTTAATTTCACCAGTGCTGCCGGAGCATCTGCTTCTGAAATTGCCTCCAAATTAAATGATTTGGCTGGCATCAGTGCGACAGCGACAACTCATGCAAAAATTTTAAAAGAAGATACTGCAACCGTTGCAACAGAATTTGATAACACCAATGGAAATTTAATTCTAAACGGTGTGCGTTTAACTGCTCTCACCATGAGTGGCTTGGCGACTCAAATCAATTCATTAACATCAACAACTTTGCCTGGTATCACCGCCACGGTTAATGCGGCAGGTGATTTGGAAATTGAATCAAAAGTTGGTAGTGATTTAAATTTTTCTTTCAGCGATAAAGATGCATCAGGTGCTGCAGTTGCCGCCGGAACCGTAACTGTTATAGGTGCGGATGGCATAACACCATCTGTGTTGACCGGCACTGGTGTTACACCAAACGGTTTGACTAACGCGATTGTAGTGGGTGGCGATTTAAAAATTGTTATGGAATCTGGTTACGCTGTTAAAAGTTCTTCGCCTGTGGTGGGTAACTTGTTTGCACCTTTGACATCAAACAGTTTTACTCCGGTGTTGATTAACGCATTTGATCCTAACGATCCAAAATCATACAACCACGCAACATCATCAACTGTTTACGATAGTTTGGGTAATGCGCACGTAATGCGTTCTTACTTCGTAAAAGAAAAATACGACGCAAATGATGCGACCACTGTACCTAACCATTGGAAAATGTATGTACAGATTGATGGCCAAAACGTAGGTGATCCAAACCCAAGTTTGCCATCGCCAGACAATACTTTGCCGACTATGGCGTCTTACGATATTTACTATTCGGCTGACGGTACCTTAAACACGGCCTTGACCGACAGCATGTTGATTTCTAACTGGACGCCGCTCGGTGCAGATGGCAAGCCAGTAGGTGCCTTGGCTCCCTTGAACGTATTACAAGGTGGTACTACTCCTGTTGCCGAACCACCATCAAGCTCTAACTTTGTAATCGATCTGACTGGCTCTAGCCAATTCGGTAGCGCTTTCTCGGTAGAGAACCTCGACCAAAATGGTTACACCACCGGCCGTTTGGCAGGTTTGGATGTAGACAGCAAGGGTATCCTCTTTGCCCGCTTTACCAACGGTGAAGCGCAAACCCTGGGTCAGGTAGCTTTGGCTAACTTTAATAATATGGAGGGCTTGAAACCTGTGGGTAACTCCATGTGGGCACAGACCTTCGAAACGGGTGAGGCGATCATCGGTGCGCCGGGCTCTTCTTCGCTGGGGAACATCACTTCGGGCGCCTTGGAAGAATCTAATGTGGATTTGTCGGAAGAGTTGGTAAACCTGATTATTGCCCAGCGTAACTATCAGGCAAACGCCAAAACCATTGAAACCGCCAATGCGACTACCCAAACCATCATTAACCTCCGTTAA
- a CDS encoding flagellar hook assembly protein FlgD has protein sequence MSDVSSTKSPSDVLAGYAIDKNSAATPKKKTNDLGQDAFLQLMITQMKNQDPLAPQSNSEFVAQLAQFSSVQGLEKLNTSFNGFSSSFQSNQALQASSLVGRSVSVEGANSILSPDGIISGTITVPASTSEVKMNVYDSKGVLAAQIPIGSAEKGDMNFRFDGESMELNGKLLDWSAKTPLTPGAYRFEVLSTQDGKSQQLATSLSANVNSVTVGADGKLVLNLAGYGAMDISKVKQFN, from the coding sequence ATGAGTGACGTATCAAGTACTAAATCGCCTTCAGATGTTCTTGCTGGTTATGCCATTGATAAAAATTCAGCGGCTACGCCCAAGAAAAAAACCAATGATCTTGGTCAAGATGCATTTTTACAATTGATGATTACGCAAATGAAAAATCAGGATCCTTTGGCACCACAAAGTAACTCTGAATTTGTTGCGCAATTGGCGCAATTTAGTTCGGTACAAGGTTTGGAAAAACTGAACACCAGTTTTAATGGTTTTAGTAGCAGCTTCCAATCCAATCAGGCTTTGCAGGCTTCGTCTCTTGTTGGTCGCTCTGTTAGCGTTGAAGGTGCTAATAGTATTTTGTCTCCAGATGGAATTATTTCCGGCACCATCACAGTACCTGCATCAACCTCAGAAGTAAAAATGAATGTGTACGACTCTAAAGGTGTGCTCGCTGCGCAAATTCCAATTGGCTCCGCTGAGAAAGGCGATATGAATTTCCGTTTCGACGGTGAAAGTATGGAATTGAATGGCAAGCTTTTGGATTGGAGTGCGAAAACTCCATTAACACCTGGCGCTTATAGATTTGAAGTCTTGTCAACACAAGACGGAAAAAGTCAACAGTTGGCAACTAGCTTAAGTGCAAACGTCAATAGTGTAACGGTTGGAGCCGACGGAAAATTAGTATTAAACCTTGCTGGTTACGGCGCGATGGATATTAGCAAAGTGAAACAATTTAACTAA
- the flgC gene encoding flagellar basal body rod protein FlgC, whose protein sequence is MALGNIFDIAGTGMNAQSLRLNTTASNLANAQSASSSVDQVYRSRQPVFAAIQKQAMQQSLNADKAANEDDANAGVQVLGIVESDAPLQRRYEPTHPKADKEGYVYYPNVNVVEEMTNMISASRSFQMNVEVMNSAKQMVQRVLTLGQ, encoded by the coding sequence ATGGCACTGGGAAATATTTTTGACATTGCTGGCACAGGTATGAACGCACAAAGTTTGCGTTTGAACACCACTGCAAGCAACCTGGCAAATGCGCAATCAGCTAGCTCAAGTGTTGATCAAGTTTATCGCAGCCGTCAGCCAGTGTTTGCCGCTATTCAAAAACAAGCCATGCAACAATCTTTAAATGCAGATAAAGCAGCAAATGAAGACGATGCAAATGCCGGTGTGCAAGTGCTAGGCATTGTTGAGAGTGATGCGCCGTTACAACGTCGCTACGAACCAACTCATCCAAAAGCAGATAAAGAAGGTTATGTGTATTACCCCAACGTTAATGTGGTAGAAGAAATGACCAATATGATTTCTGCATCTCGTTCGTTTCAAATGAACGTAGAAGTAATGAACTCAGCAAAACAAATGGTGCAGCGCGTTCTTACCCTGGGTCAGTAA
- the flgB gene encoding flagellar basal body rod protein FlgB, translating into MPISFDSALGIHESALRLRGQRAGILANNLANIDTPNYKARDLDFKQLLSQQTAGSNNFAAQMTNERHISTDTVFGEDADLLYRTPQQPSIDGNTVEDQIEHAEYMKNSLAFQASFQFLNSKFQGLKSAIRGD; encoded by the coding sequence ATGCCAATTTCATTTGATTCAGCCTTGGGAATTCACGAAAGCGCACTGCGCTTGCGCGGCCAACGTGCCGGCATATTGGCTAACAACCTGGCCAATATCGACACCCCTAACTACAAGGCGCGTGATCTGGATTTCAAGCAATTGCTCAGCCAACAAACGGCGGGCTCTAACAACTTTGCAGCGCAAATGACCAACGAGCGTCATATCTCTACAGATACTGTATTTGGTGAAGATGCCGATTTGTTATACCGCACACCGCAACAACCTTCTATTGATGGCAACACAGTAGAAGACCAAATTGAGCATGCGGAATACATGAAAAACAGTTTGGCGTTTCAAGCAAGCTTTCAATTTCTGAACAGTAAATTCCAGGGTTTAAAATCTGCTATACGTGGCGATTAA
- the gloA2 gene encoding SMU1112c/YaeR family gloxylase I-like metalloprotein produces MSFLTVHHVAIICSDYERSKHFYTQTLGLKVIAEAYRAERQSYKLDLALADGTQLELFSFPNPPSRPSRPEACGLRHLAFAVADVEQIKEDLEQKGVVVEPIRVDEYTGKKFTFFADPDGQPLEVYEVGIDEMAR; encoded by the coding sequence ATGTCGTTCCTGACCGTCCACCACGTCGCCATTATTTGCTCTGACTACGAGCGCTCCAAACATTTCTATACCCAAACCCTCGGGCTAAAAGTCATTGCGGAGGCTTATCGCGCAGAACGCCAGTCTTATAAATTGGATTTAGCGTTAGCTGATGGAACCCAGCTGGAGTTATTTTCCTTCCCCAATCCGCCCAGCCGCCCTTCCCGTCCTGAGGCCTGCGGGTTACGCCACTTGGCGTTTGCGGTTGCAGATGTTGAGCAAATTAAAGAGGATTTGGAACAGAAAGGTGTAGTTGTTGAACCCATTCGAGTTGACGAATATACGGGCAAGAAATTTACATTTTTTGCAGACCCGGATGGGCAGCCTTTAGAGGTGTATGAGGTAGGGATTGATGAAATGGCAAGGTAG
- a CDS encoding CheR family methyltransferase, translated as MINKDSNDVFAKLAARDNVDQAEFDQFRQFLEDACGISLGDNKQYLVTNRMRRLMDDHKIANFGDLVRNLRQGLNRKLKEQVIDAMTTNETFWFRDIYPYDHLKNNLLPQLMGPNNKMFGPIRIWSAACSSGQEPYSISMMAEEFKLKNMGTLPRQVQIVATDLSTTVLEQARAGEYDKLSVMRGLSNERLDRFFDKTPEGNWKVKPILRDRIDFRPINLMDSYAALGKFDIVFCRNVLIYFNADLKRQILQKIHASLKPQGILYLGSSEGLAGAADLFEMVRCEPGILYKAI; from the coding sequence ATGATAAATAAAGATTCAAATGATGTGTTTGCCAAACTGGCAGCTCGCGATAATGTAGATCAGGCCGAGTTTGATCAGTTTCGCCAATTTTTAGAAGATGCTTGCGGCATTTCGCTCGGTGATAACAAGCAATATCTTGTTACCAACCGTATGCGTCGCTTAATGGATGACCATAAAATCGCTAACTTCGGCGATTTAGTGCGCAATTTACGTCAAGGCCTTAATCGCAAGCTAAAAGAGCAAGTGATTGATGCTATGACGACCAATGAAACCTTCTGGTTTCGCGATATATACCCTTACGACCATTTAAAAAATAATCTTCTTCCGCAGCTTATGGGGCCTAACAATAAAATGTTTGGTCCTATCCGCATTTGGTCTGCTGCGTGTTCTTCGGGGCAGGAGCCGTATTCCATCAGCATGATGGCCGAAGAATTCAAGCTTAAAAATATGGGAACCTTGCCACGCCAGGTACAAATTGTGGCGACAGATTTATCCACTACCGTTCTTGAGCAAGCCCGCGCTGGTGAGTACGACAAGCTTTCAGTAATGCGTGGTTTATCCAATGAGCGTCTGGATCGCTTTTTTGATAAAACACCCGAGGGTAATTGGAAAGTAAAACCAATCTTGCGCGACCGAATTGATTTTCGCCCCATCAATTTGATGGATTCTTACGCCGCCTTGGGTAAGTTCGACATAGTTTTTTGCCGTAACGTGTTGATTTACTTCAATGCCGATTTGAAACGACAAATCTTGCAAAAAATTCATGCTTCGTTAAAGCCACAAGGGATTTTGTATTTGGGGTCATCTGAAGGTTTGGCTGGCGCAGCGGATTTATTTGAGATGGTGCGTTGTGAGCCGGGGATTCTTTATAAGGCGATATGA